A single genomic interval of Nostoc commune NIES-4072 harbors:
- a CDS encoding ribose-phosphate pyrophosphokinase: protein MNAHRGSAVLSSATFKVQPSATGLSDNHRLRLFSGSANIQLSQEVARYVGMDLGPMIRKRFADGELYVQIQESIRGCDVYLIQPCCQPVNDHFMELLIMVDACRRASARQVTAVIPYYGYARADRKTAGRESITAKLVANLITEAGANRVLAMDLHSAQIQGYFDIPFDHVYGSPVLLDYLASKELPDLVVVSPDVGGVARARAFAKKLNDAPLAIIDKRRHAHNVAEVLNIIGDVKGKTAVLVDDMIDTGGTIAEGARLLREEGARQVYACATHAVFSPPAMERLSSGLFEEVIVTNTIPIPENNRFPQLVVLSVANLLGETIWRIHEDTSVSSMFR, encoded by the coding sequence ATGAATGCACATAGAGGATCTGCTGTGCTCAGTTCTGCAACTTTCAAAGTGCAACCATCTGCAACAGGACTGAGTGATAATCATCGCCTGCGGCTGTTTTCTGGCTCTGCCAATATCCAACTGTCTCAAGAAGTTGCTCGTTATGTGGGCATGGACTTGGGGCCAATGATTCGCAAAAGATTTGCGGATGGAGAACTTTACGTTCAAATCCAAGAATCGATTCGGGGTTGTGATGTCTATTTAATCCAGCCATGTTGTCAACCCGTGAACGATCATTTTATGGAATTATTGATTATGGTTGATGCCTGTCGTCGAGCTTCTGCGCGACAGGTGACGGCAGTAATTCCCTACTATGGCTATGCCCGTGCCGATCGCAAAACGGCAGGAAGAGAGTCAATAACCGCCAAGCTAGTTGCTAACCTGATCACCGAAGCAGGTGCTAACCGCGTTCTAGCAATGGATTTACACTCGGCTCAAATTCAAGGCTATTTCGATATCCCTTTTGACCATGTTTATGGTTCGCCAGTCTTGCTGGATTATCTAGCAAGCAAAGAACTGCCCGACCTTGTGGTTGTTTCCCCTGATGTTGGCGGTGTCGCGCGAGCCAGAGCATTTGCAAAAAAACTGAATGATGCCCCACTTGCAATTATTGACAAACGTCGTCATGCACATAATGTTGCCGAAGTGTTAAATATCATCGGCGATGTTAAAGGCAAAACGGCAGTTTTAGTGGATGACATGATCGACACTGGAGGCACGATCGCTGAAGGAGCGCGATTACTGCGTGAAGAAGGAGCGCGTCAAGTATACGCCTGTGCAACTCATGCAGTGTTCTCTCCACCAGCGATGGAGCGGTTGTCTAGTGGTTTGTTTGAAGAAGTGATTGTTACAAATACAATTCCCATACCAGAAAACAATCGCTTTCCCCAGCTAGTGGTGCTGTCAGTAGCTAATCTCTTAGGAGAAACTATCTGGCGGATTCATGAAGATACTTCAGTTAGTAGTATGTTCCGCTAA
- a CDS encoding decaprenyl-phosphate phosphoribosyltransferase has translation MDSRRNSVAEKSLTSSKKSAHYLAAMRPRQWTKNLVVFAAPLFAFSINLQSILGSLLAFVLFCCASSGFYLINDIADVESDRQHPVKCKRPIAAGLVSTRVASGMALVLLGSALIFGWLRSPQLGAAITAYAVLQIAYNLRLKRMVILDVGAIATGFVLRAYAGAAATGIVLSSWFLICTAMLALFLGIEKRKAELRLAQIKGNKPRSVLKYYSLPLLARMENVVTTCTVITYTLWSAGPYLHGARTSWMLLTLPFVLYGIFRYQLLSDPQEITSYSDDTIEHGGRSERPEEVLLKDLPILLTVIGWVITCFVILLLKHQGLIE, from the coding sequence ATGGACTCTCGACGTAATTCAGTAGCAGAAAAATCTTTAACTAGTTCTAAAAAGTCGGCGCACTATCTAGCTGCTATGCGACCGCGACAATGGACAAAAAACCTGGTGGTGTTTGCGGCACCCTTGTTTGCATTTAGCATCAATCTGCAATCTATACTAGGTAGCCTATTGGCATTTGTATTATTTTGTTGTGCATCAAGTGGCTTCTACTTAATCAATGATATAGCAGATGTTGAATCTGACCGTCAGCACCCTGTAAAATGTAAGCGGCCAATTGCTGCTGGATTGGTTAGCACCCGTGTTGCTAGTGGTATGGCATTGGTGCTGTTGGGTAGTGCTCTGATTTTTGGGTGGTTGCGATCGCCCCAGTTGGGTGCAGCTATAACTGCATACGCAGTGTTGCAGATCGCCTATAATCTACGACTCAAACGGATGGTGATTTTGGATGTTGGAGCGATCGCTACCGGATTTGTCCTACGAGCATACGCTGGTGCTGCTGCTACTGGTATTGTTTTATCTAGTTGGTTTTTAATTTGCACTGCAATGCTGGCGCTATTCTTAGGTATTGAAAAGCGCAAAGCAGAACTACGGTTAGCACAAATTAAAGGCAACAAGCCTCGTTCTGTTCTCAAATACTATTCCTTGCCCCTACTGGCTCGCATGGAAAATGTCGTCACTACTTGTACGGTTATCACCTATACTCTTTGGAGCGCAGGCCCTTACTTGCATGGGGCACGCACCTCTTGGATGCTGCTCACTTTGCCGTTTGTTTTGTATGGAATTTTTCGCTATCAACTGCTGAGTGATCCTCAGGAAATTACCAGTTACAGCGACGACACTATTGAGCATGGTGGACGCAGTGAAAGACCGGAAGAAGTTTTATTAAAAGATTTACCCATCCTATTAACTGTTATTGGTTGGGTGATCACTTGCTTTGTGATTCTCTTGCTCAAACATCAAGGGCTGATCGAATAA
- a CDS encoding YqeG family HAD IIIA-type phosphatase → MKNFKAFLMKWRKLAFKEKRHNLPRHVHTLAQIEIDNLKNCGIKGIILDLDNTIISEDDRYLSPYAEDWITQAKFAGLQFFILSNGKRRYRVKYWSHRLNIPALSPAKKPFRPAFRHAITYMRLPAKHVLVIGDSLHTDFVGSLLCGCRFMQVASLPHPPRWWEKLAGKWVQIPYPSGGELWDFDGITGYESFL, encoded by the coding sequence ATGAAAAATTTCAAAGCTTTTTTAATGAAATGGCGGAAATTGGCTTTTAAAGAGAAACGCCATAACCTTCCACGACATGTCCATACGCTAGCTCAGATAGAAATTGACAACCTCAAGAATTGTGGCATTAAAGGAATTATTCTCGATTTAGATAACACAATTATTTCAGAAGATGATCGCTACTTATCTCCTTATGCAGAAGATTGGATTACGCAAGCAAAGTTCGCCGGATTACAATTTTTTATCCTTTCAAATGGTAAACGTCGCTATCGCGTCAAATATTGGTCTCATCGTCTTAATATTCCAGCACTTAGTCCAGCGAAAAAACCCTTTCGCCCTGCATTTCGACATGCAATAACTTATATGCGATTACCAGCAAAACATGTACTCGTCATTGGTGATAGTTTACATACTGATTTTGTGGGATCACTACTTTGTGGATGTCGCTTCATGCAAGTTGCTAGTCTACCGCACCCACCCCGATGGTGGGAAAAACTTGCTGGGAAATGGGTACAGATACCTTATCCATCTGGAGGAGAACTTTGGGATTTTGACGGGATTACTGGCTATGAAAGCTTCTTATAA
- a CDS encoding SMR family transporter, whose translation MNNQIVFSLLILITVGLNTLAQNLLKLGAGQNPLNIYLLGGICTYGLSTIFYVVVLGKLNLSVAYPVVIGLTIIFTMLTGAVILREKILFLQWLGAGLMLSGIGAIALGKQ comes from the coding sequence ATGAATAATCAGATAGTTTTTAGTTTACTGATTCTAATCACAGTAGGATTAAATACACTGGCTCAAAATCTATTGAAACTAGGAGCAGGACAAAATCCTTTAAATATCTATTTACTAGGAGGAATTTGTACTTATGGGCTAAGTACGATTTTTTACGTGGTAGTTTTAGGAAAGCTGAATTTATCTGTTGCTTATCCAGTAGTAATAGGATTAACAATTATATTTACAATGCTCACTGGTGCTGTAATTTTGCGAGAAAAAATCTTATTTTTGCAATGGTTAGGAGCGGGTTTGATGTTGAGCGGTATCGGGGCAATTGCTTTAGGTAAGCAGTGA
- a CDS encoding glycosyltransferase family 39 protein, whose amino-acid sequence MIKILNQKWSRYYLFVLIVIILSVFLRFFLLSKQSLWFDEGLTLSLSDGSTLQETITKVRTVKNSDRFQPLYFIVLFFWRQMFGESEFALRSLSAILGIGSTIAIYFTALRIYGKKHALWSLVIITFSSFCVYYSQEARIYALAIFLASLQLYFLSTVLTENKDNPSQSISIWLFSIFTAIGIFSNINFLFSTIALCLSHIAIYRNFRQWLQWWVPAAFLSLPPVLYYLTLPGATDPESIEVSRLGFPIIQNIVFVLYGILVGTTYGPSTEQLRGDNKVQIVLHYWPHIVLLVIVGIAIFLALIKVLLRHKKNNRDQHPDYFFASVIVMAFLLGLLLAIVTKFNWVPRHSYFLWFPLAMLIPSALSQRPGNSSKPKGVSQFAQIAVISLIVLNIYSLYNYYFNDDYQKDDYRSAIQYIIKNRSSSTKSVVLFGNLRLFRYYGDTLTVNAQNLGNQLRKGITDENFAEKIENLTNRADTVLMVVNREHLFPKGLIEKEMSDLYNLDSQVNFAYFKISRFIKK is encoded by the coding sequence ATGATTAAAATCTTAAATCAGAAATGGTCGAGATACTATCTGTTTGTTTTAATAGTGATTATCTTGAGTGTTTTCCTGCGCTTTTTTCTGTTGTCAAAACAAAGCCTTTGGTTTGACGAGGGTTTGACTTTAAGTCTTTCTGATGGCTCGACACTTCAAGAGACCATTACAAAGGTAAGAACCGTAAAAAATAGTGATAGATTTCAACCACTATACTTTATAGTTCTATTTTTTTGGCGTCAGATGTTTGGTGAAAGTGAATTTGCCCTTCGTTCACTCTCTGCTATTTTAGGAATTGGCTCAACTATCGCTATCTACTTTACTGCTTTGCGGATATATGGAAAAAAGCACGCTTTATGGTCTCTAGTAATCATAACATTTAGTTCTTTCTGTGTTTACTACAGCCAAGAAGCAAGAATTTATGCCTTAGCAATCTTTTTAGCTTCACTTCAACTATATTTCCTCAGCACGGTATTAACTGAAAATAAGGATAATCCAAGTCAAAGTATTTCAATATGGCTATTCAGTATCTTTACTGCTATAGGAATTTTTAGTAATATTAACTTTTTATTTTCTACTATAGCTCTATGTCTCTCTCATATTGCCATCTATAGAAATTTCAGGCAATGGCTGCAATGGTGGGTTCCTGCTGCGTTTTTATCTTTACCGCCAGTTTTATATTATCTGACTTTACCTGGAGCAACTGATCCAGAAAGCATTGAAGTTTCTCGCTTAGGATTCCCTATCATTCAAAATATTGTTTTTGTGTTATATGGAATTTTAGTGGGGACAACGTATGGGCCTTCAACGGAGCAATTGCGTGGCGATAATAAAGTACAGATTGTGCTTCATTACTGGCCTCATATAGTTTTATTAGTGATTGTCGGTATTGCAATTTTTCTGGCTTTAATAAAAGTTTTATTGAGACACAAAAAAAATAACAGAGATCAGCATCCTGATTATTTCTTTGCTTCTGTGATTGTTATGGCATTTTTGCTAGGATTGCTCTTAGCTATAGTTACCAAATTTAATTGGGTTCCGCGCCACTCTTATTTTCTTTGGTTCCCACTTGCCATGCTTATCCCATCAGCTTTGAGTCAAAGACCTGGTAATAGCTCAAAGCCCAAGGGAGTGTCTCAGTTTGCTCAAATCGCTGTCATATCTCTGATAGTTCTGAATATTTATTCTCTTTATAACTACTACTTTAATGATGATTATCAGAAAGATGACTACCGCTCTGCGATCCAATACATTATAAAAAATCGTTCATCTTCGACAAAATCCGTAGTTTTATTTGGTAATCTCAGATTATTTAGATACTATGGTGACACTCTAACTGTGAATGCACAGAATTTAGGGAATCAGTTAAGGAAGGGGATTACTGATGAAAATTTTGCAGAAAAAATTGAAAATTTAACAAATCGTGCGGATACAGTTTTGATGGTAG